A stretch of Sulfitobacter sp. THAF37 DNA encodes these proteins:
- the metK gene encoding methionine adenosyltransferase produces the protein MSRQNYTFTSESVSEGHPDKVCDRISDAILDAFIAEEPEARVAAETFATTNRVVIGGEVGLSDKSKLDSYLEKVEGIARACIKDIGYEQDEFHHATCEITNLLHPQSAHIAQGVNAADNKDEGAGDQGIMFGFATDETPELMPAPIHYAHAILRRLAEVRKDGTEPTLRPDAKSQLSVVYENGKPVGVSSIVLSTQHESESQTSADIRAIVEPYIRDVLPDGWIRDDTVWHVNPTGVFVIGGPDGDAGLTGRKIIVDTYGGAAPHGGGAFSGKDPTKVDRSAAYAARYLAKNVVASGMASKCTIQLSYAIGVSEPLSIYCDTHGTGEVEDAAVEKAIRSVMSLTPRGIREQLELNKPIYARTAAYGHFGRATEADGGFSWERTDLADKLKAAV, from the coding sequence ATGTCCCGACAGAACTATACCTTCACCTCGGAATCCGTATCCGAGGGCCACCCCGATAAGGTCTGCGACCGGATTTCCGACGCGATCCTCGACGCTTTCATCGCGGAAGAACCCGAGGCGCGCGTTGCGGCGGAAACCTTTGCCACCACCAATCGCGTGGTCATCGGGGGCGAGGTCGGACTGTCCGACAAGTCCAAGCTGGACAGCTACCTTGAAAAGGTCGAGGGCATCGCCCGCGCCTGTATCAAGGACATCGGCTATGAGCAGGACGAGTTCCACCACGCCACCTGCGAGATCACCAACCTGCTGCACCCGCAGTCCGCGCATATCGCCCAGGGCGTGAACGCGGCCGACAACAAGGACGAGGGCGCGGGCGACCAGGGCATCATGTTCGGCTTTGCCACCGACGAGACGCCCGAGCTGATGCCGGCGCCGATCCACTACGCCCACGCCATCCTGCGCCGGCTGGCCGAGGTCCGCAAGGACGGCACCGAGCCGACCCTGCGCCCGGACGCCAAGAGCCAGCTGTCGGTGGTCTATGAAAATGGCAAGCCGGTGGGCGTGAGCTCTATCGTGCTGTCCACCCAGCATGAGAGCGAAAGCCAGACCAGCGCCGACATCCGCGCCATCGTGGAACCCTATATCCGCGACGTGCTCCCCGACGGCTGGATCCGCGATGACACCGTGTGGCACGTGAACCCCACGGGCGTCTTCGTGATCGGGGGGCCTGACGGCGATGCGGGCCTGACCGGCCGGAAGATCATCGTGGACACCTATGGCGGTGCCGCTCCGCATGGCGGCGGCGCGTTTTCGGGCAAGGATCCGACCAAGGTGGACCGGTCCGCAGCCTATGCCGCGCGTTACCTTGCGAAGAACGTGGTGGCCTCCGGCATGGCGTCGAAATGCACCATCCAGCTGTCCTATGCGATCGGCGTCAGCGAACCGCTGTCGATCTACTGCGATACCCACGGCACCGGTGAGGTCGAGGACGCGGCGGTGGAAAAGGCGATTCGCTCGGTCATGAGCCTGACGCCTCGCGGCATCCGCGAGCAGCTGGAGCTGAACAAGCCGATCTACGCCCGCACCGCCGCCTACGGTCACTTCGGCCGCGCGACCGAGGCGGATGGCGGTTTCAGCTGGGAACGTACCGATCTGGCCGACAAGCTGAAGGCCGCGGTCTGA